In the genome of Candidatus Effluviviaceae Genus I sp., the window TAGACCATGGTCGTCCTGATGTCGCGGTGCCCGAGCAGCCGCTGCACGATCCTGATGTTGTAGCCTCCCTCGAGCAGGTGCGTCGCGAACGAGTGCCTGAGCGTGTGACACGTCGCCTGCTTCGCGATCCCGGACCTCCTGACGGCCTCCTTCACGGCTCGCTGGAGCGTGGCCTCGTGCAGGTGGAAGCGCGCGAGGCACTCGGTCTCGGGGTCCGTGATGGTGTGCGCCGACGGGAACACGAACTGCCACCCCCACTCGATCCCGGCGTTCGGGTACTTCCGCAGGACCGCCGACGGCACCACCGCCCGGACCGGCGCGCCCTTCCTGTCCTGCTCGAACAGCCCGCGCACGCGCTCGATGTGCCTGCGAAGCGGCTCCTTGAGGCATGCGGGCAGGAGCGTCACACGGTCCTTCTCGCCCTTGCCGCCCCGCACGACCACCATGTCGCGCTCGAACTCGACGTCCTTCACCCGGAGCTCCAGGCACTCGACGAGGCGCAGGCCCGAACCGTAGAGCATCTGCGCCATCAGCTTCGTCATGCCCGACATCTCGTTGAGCACGGCCTTCACCTCGTCCCGCGTCAGCACCACCGGCAGCCGTTTCGGCTTCTTCGCGCGGACGATGAGCTGCACCCACCCCAGGTCCTGGCGGAGCACTTCCTTGAACATGAAGAGGATGGCGGACAGCGCCTGCTCCTGGGTGGACGCGCTCACGCCGCGATTGACCGCGAGGTCGTTGATGAACGCGCGGACCTCGGTGGGCCCCATTTCCGCCGGGTCCTGCCCACCGTGGAAGCGCATGAAGCGCTTGGCCCATCCGACGTACGCCTCTTCGGTGCGGCCGCTGTAGTGCCGCACGCGAAGCGCGCTGCGTATGGCGCCGATCAGCTGCTCGCCGGTCAGGAGCGGCTTCTTCGTCGCTGCGGGGAGACTGACATGTGTGTGAGTCGGTGGGGCGAGCGCCTCATCGGGCTCGATCAGGCCAATGGAGGGACTCTGTCCTTCGTACTTATGCCGCACCACAGCGTTCTCCCTCGAGGGGCGCGAACCAGGGGCAGCATCCACCTCCGTGTCTGCGAAGCGAACACAACTATACTGCGGTTGACGAAGCCGAGTCAAGGGACGAGTGAGCGGCCCGCATTCGGGCCAGGTCGGGGCTAGGGGGAGTCAGCGAGGGACCTGATCTTCCCGAGGTCGAGCGTGCCGGCCGCGCCCCACCCCTTCTTGCCGGAAGGGACTGCCGGGCGGAACTCCTCATAGAGCGCGAACGCGCGGTCCGCGAGCTGCGACCGGCCCATCGAGCGCGCCAGGGCTTCCATGGCTTCCTTCACCGCCTCGAGGTCATCCCCGAACTTCCCCTCGAGGTACGCCGTCACGCTCGCCGGGTCCACGGCCCTATCGCCGGCGACCGCCCGGATCCCGTCCTTCGTGGACAGGGCCGGCACCCCGCGCCCACACAGCTCCACCCAGATCTGCTCTCCGGGCTTCGGCCGCGCCTTCGGCGGCTTCGTCCCCGCCGCCACCGCGGGCTTGTGGATCCCAAGCCTCCGCCCCCTCGACTGCGCGTTGAGTCCGGCCAGGCCCCGGCCCAGCGTGAGGGCTGCGTCCCAGTCGAATCCAAGCCGCGCCGCGACGACGGCCGCCCAGAGCGTCAGCACCGGGGCTCTGTTGACCGTCACGACACGCCGGGGCATCTAGATGAACCTTCTCGCCGTCGAGTCCAGTTTCTTCGACAGGTTCCTCAGGCGCACGACGACGTCGCCCTTCGCCCGCTGCCACTCGTCCGCGCGCTTCTTCAGAAGCCCGTCGAGCGCGATGCGGCAGCCCTGCAGCTCGGACGCGAGCCCCTCGACCTCCTTCTCGCCGCCCTTCTCCCGCGCCGGGCCGCGAAGCTCCTTGATCCTGGTCTCGCACTTCAGAAGCTCGCCCTCAAGCTGCGTCCTGACCTTCTCCTTCTCGTCCATGCCTCTCCCCCTCCCATGCCCGGTCGGAGACAACGCGGCATCACCGCGCCATCACCTCCCGTGAAGTTGGTCGAGTCGCCACACGAAGTCCTCGATGATCGCCTCGTACAGGCCGTCCTTCAGCACCGCGTCCTCGACCGTCGCCTCGAGGTTCGGGTTCTCGTTCACCTCGATCACCATCACGCGTCGCGCGTCCTGCTTCACGTCCACGCCGTACAGCCCGTCGCCGATCAGGTTCGCCGCCTTGAGCGCGACCTTGATCACCGACGGCGGCGCATCCTCGACGGCCACGGTCTTCCAGTCTCCCTCCTTCCATCCTCCCTTCGAACCGTGCTGGATCACCTGCCAGTGCTTCTCGGTCATGAAGTACTGGCACGCGAACAGGGGCTGCTGGTTCAGGATCCCGATCCGCCAGTCGAACGGCGTGTACACGAACTCCTGCGCGAGGATCAGGTCCGACGAGCGGAACAGGTTCTCCGCCGTGGTCTCGAGCTCGTCGCGGTTCTCCACCTTCACCACGCCCCGCGAGAAGGAGCCGTCGGGGATCTTGAGCACAACCGGGTACGGTATCTGGTCCTCCACCGAGTCCACGCTGTCCTTGCGCACGATCATCGTCTTCGGCGTCGGGATGCGATGCGTGCGGAGAAGCTCCGCGAGGTACACCTTGTTCGTGCACTTGAGGATCGAGTCCGGGCTGTCGATGACGATGAGCCCCTCGTTCTCCGCCTTCTTCGCGAACTGGTAGGTGTGGTGGTTGATGCCCGTCGTCTCGCGGATGAACAGCGCGTCGAACTCTGCGAGTCGCCCGTAGTCCTTCTTCTCGATGAGGTCGACGTCCACGCCGGCGTCCTCGCCCGCCCTCACGAGGCTCTTGAGCGCCCGCGTGTCCGAAGGCGGGAACTCCTCCTCCGGATTGTAGAGCACCGCGAGGTCGTACTTGTACTTCCGGCGCGCCCGCGGCTCCCGCCAGCGTCTGCTCAGGTGCTGCGCCAGGCCGCGGAGGAAGACCTCCTCTTCGTCAGACTCGAGGCCGTTGACGTGCACGGGGCGCACCGCCGCCAAGAGCCACTTCCCCTGCCGCCGGAACTCCGCCTCAAGGAGCGGCATGCGGAACACCTCGAACAGCTGACGCGCGAGGTCCTCCATCTCGGGGACCCGGCACTGCCCGAAGAACACGTCCAGCTCGAAGGTGTTCCCGGCCTCCTTCGCGCCCGACTTGAGCGAGCGCTGGATGAGCGCGTCGAGTTCCTCGAAATCCAGGCTGTAGATGGACTTCCTCGAGAGG includes:
- a CDS encoding integron integrase, translated to MRSALRVRHYSGRTEEAYVGWAKRFMRFHGGQDPAEMGPTEVRAFINDLAVNRGVSASTQEQALSAILFMFKEVLRQDLGWVQLIVRAKKPKRLPVVLTRDEVKAVLNEMSGMTKLMAQMLYGSGLRLVECLELRVKDVEFERDMVVVRGGKGEKDRVTLLPACLKEPLRRHIERVRGLFEQDRKGAPVRAVVPSAVLRKYPNAGIEWGWQFVFPSAHTITDPETECLARFHLHEATLQRAVKEAVRRSGIAKQATCHTLRHSFATHLLEGGYNIRIVQRLLGHRDIRTTMVYTHVAGSKELGVRSPMDTL
- a CDS encoding RimK family protein, translated to MADHLILIEKPSDWKPSYPDLKVVMAREYLASGEYADRRDLRVLNLCRSYRYLSVGYYCSLLAEARGHKVLPSVRTINDLSRKSIYSLDFEELDALIQRSLKSGAKEAGNTFELDVFFGQCRVPEMEDLARQLFEVFRMPLLEAEFRRQGKWLLAAVRPVHVNGLESDEEEVFLRGLAQHLSRRWREPRARRKYKYDLAVLYNPEEEFPPSDTRALKSLVRAGEDAGVDVDLIEKKDYGRLAEFDALFIRETTGINHHTYQFAKKAENEGLIVIDSPDSILKCTNKVYLAELLRTHRIPTPKTMIVRKDSVDSVEDQIPYPVVLKIPDGSFSRGVVKVENRDELETTAENLFRSSDLILAQEFVYTPFDWRIGILNQQPLFACQYFMTEKHWQVIQHGSKGGWKEGDWKTVAVEDAPPSVIKVALKAANLIGDGLYGVDVKQDARRVMVIEVNENPNLEATVEDAVLKDGLYEAIIEDFVWRLDQLHGR